In the Methanococcoides sp. LMO-2 genome, one interval contains:
- a CDS encoding peptidase U32 family protein yields MKLYVPHVGHFEGLEELLNCSDNIYAVYMAGSPDYIGTGRTNLSAPKLDEIAEQTEYAHSKGVKMEIVLNSSCMGGQQLTPEGYRAIDWYFDKLNTIGIDSITVADPYIVEMLAKDYDMDVVVSVLSFVDTPQKAEFYEQLGATTIVVDPAVNRHFDKLEAIRDTVSCKLKLLVNEACLYQCPFRYAHFNFFSHANGPGPKPNVLDDYYYYKCLSLRIKDPQQIIKSPWIRPEDLKEYKHITDTFKIGGRTHFVNWILNNVEAYANERYDGNLMDLLDSIKDLKDTFYIPNSELDGAIEQWKKCDKVCHKCGYCKRLAEKVIYRYSGSGDEIRKIPLGPVGDRK; encoded by the coding sequence TTCTGATAATATTTATGCAGTATACATGGCAGGCTCACCTGACTATATCGGGACCGGAAGGACGAACCTGAGCGCTCCGAAGCTCGATGAGATAGCAGAGCAGACCGAGTACGCACATTCAAAAGGCGTGAAAATGGAGATCGTGCTGAACAGCTCCTGTATGGGAGGACAGCAACTCACTCCGGAAGGTTATCGCGCCATTGACTGGTATTTCGACAAGCTGAATACCATCGGGATCGATTCCATAACCGTTGCCGACCCATACATTGTAGAGATGCTGGCAAAGGATTATGATATGGATGTTGTGGTCTCAGTACTTTCATTCGTTGACACACCGCAAAAGGCAGAGTTCTATGAACAGCTGGGAGCTACCACAATTGTTGTGGACCCTGCGGTGAACAGGCATTTCGACAAGCTGGAAGCAATCCGGGATACAGTCTCCTGCAAGCTCAAGCTGCTTGTCAATGAAGCATGCCTCTACCAGTGCCCATTCAGGTACGCCCACTTCAATTTCTTTTCACATGCCAACGGCCCGGGGCCTAAGCCAAATGTCCTTGACGATTATTACTACTACAAGTGCCTTTCCCTGAGGATAAAGGATCCGCAGCAGATAATAAAATCACCATGGATCAGGCCTGAGGACCTGAAAGAGTACAAGCACATTACCGATACTTTCAAGATCGGCGGGCGCACCCATTTCGTTAACTGGATCCTCAACAACGTTGAAGCATACGCTAATGAGAGATATGATGGAAACCTCATGGACCTGCTGGACAGCATAAAGGACCTGAAGGATACATTCTATATACCGAACAGTGAGCTGGACGGTGCCATTGAGCAATGGAAGAAATGCGATAAAGTGTGCCACAAATGCGGATACTGCAAACGCCTTGCTGAAAAGGTCATATACAGATATTCCGGAAGCGGTGACGAGATCCGGAAGATACCACTGGGACCAGTAGGAGATAGAAAATGA
- a CDS encoding DUF5402 family protein produces MSMTQELLKARTSLENNLRELLGIPVFLIEMDAFALPCGCGGVTINTRGLQLDDLEIFEEHILKHLTDTVTSLEIEPSFLFARLIPGTAEVASINARMLCSSCYMDFGRGSGKQPRPDIYIMRFDRRE; encoded by the coding sequence ATGAGCATGACACAAGAACTGCTGAAAGCGCGCACGTCCCTGGAGAACAACCTGAGGGAACTCTTAGGGATACCTGTATTCCTGATAGAAATGGATGCCTTTGCACTCCCATGCGGATGCGGTGGTGTCACGATCAACACCAGAGGACTGCAGCTGGATGACCTGGAGATATTCGAAGAGCATATACTCAAGCATCTGACTGACACAGTCACATCACTTGAAATAGAACCATCTTTTCTTTTTGCACGCCTTATTCCCGGCACTGCAGAGGTCGCTTCGATCAATGCAAGAATGCTGTGCAGCAGCTGCTATATGGACTTTGGACGGGGAAGCGGGAAGCAGCCAAGGCCTGATATTTACATTATGAGATTTGACAGAAGGGAATGA
- the mtrE gene encoding tetrahydromethanopterin S-methyltransferase subunit E, with product MEPLMGMGVLALMGAAATIAGTTEDLESDVGSQSNPNSQVQLAPQMMYPHRIYNKAISGEPPSNALICAIGGTVASVLMTAGLSVVFALAVGALIATAVHGTYAITSYMGRTASQKRFRQPIYLDILRSHTPVIMGYAYITTFCILVVSYIMVAVLGHPFPLALIAFIWGITVGAIGSSTGDVHYGAEREFQSVEFGSGLNAANSGNIVRKGEAGLRNGMDNSWFCAKFGGPVTGLAFGMTVFLSGWITAVFDPAIGAGWGWLSVVAGAILVLLMIIWNRRIEVAAREAYGPYKEDEEVAA from the coding sequence ATGGAACCACTCATGGGCATGGGTGTTTTAGCACTTATGGGTGCTGCCGCAACTATTGCTGGCACAACTGAGGATCTTGAATCAGATGTAGGATCCCAGAGTAATCCAAACTCACAAGTGCAACTTGCACCCCAGATGATGTATCCACACAGGATCTATAACAAAGCAATTTCCGGTGAACCACCATCGAATGCATTGATCTGTGCAATTGGCGGAACCGTGGCATCTGTATTGATGACCGCTGGTCTGTCAGTGGTCTTTGCTCTCGCTGTTGGTGCACTCATTGCAACCGCAGTACATGGAACATATGCTATTACGTCATACATGGGACGTACTGCAAGTCAGAAACGTTTCAGACAACCAATCTATCTTGATATTCTCAGATCACACACGCCCGTGATCATGGGATATGCATACATTACGACATTCTGTATCCTTGTTGTATCATACATTATGGTAGCTGTTCTCGGACATCCTTTCCCACTTGCACTCATTGCATTCATTTGGGGAATCACTGTCGGAGCTATCGGTTCATCAACAGGTGATGTTCACTATGGTGCAGAACGTGAATTCCAGAGCGTCGAGTTCGGATCCGGTCTTAATGCTGCAAACTCCGGTAACATTGTAAGGAAAGGAGAAGCAGGACTTAGAAACGGTATGGACAACTCATGGTTCTGTGCAAAGTTCGGCGGCCCTGTAACAGGTCTCGCATTCGGTATGACCGTTTTCTTAAGCGGTTGGATCACAGCAGTTTTTGACCCTGCAATCGGTGCAGGCTGGGGCTGGCTTTCAGTTGTTGCAGGAGCTATTCTTGTATTACTTATGATCATCTGGAACAGAAGGATCGAAGTCGCAGCACGTGAGGCATACGGACCTTACAAGGAAGACGAGGAGGTAGCTGCATGA
- the mtrD gene encoding tetrahydromethanopterin S-methyltransferase subunit D, which yields MIDIAGILAENIIYIVMITLGGMLISWSVHFVPVGGAPAAMAQATGIGTGTVQLAAGAGLTGLVTAGAVMNVSDSVALVVASGAVGAMIMIAVTMIIGTWVYVYGVGVPPASAKVDYDPITKDRQDLYVSQGTEGHGLPTVSYVSGVIGGALGGIGGAIIYYSLMSTSTTLAHSDLISLASIFAVGIFFVNAVIPSYNIGGTIEGFHDPKFKKWPKAVLASFVATLMCAFVGVMAIGGL from the coding sequence ATGATTGATATAGCAGGAATTCTCGCAGAAAATATAATCTATATTGTTATGATCACTCTCGGCGGCATGCTGATTTCATGGAGTGTTCACTTCGTACCTGTAGGTGGAGCACCTGCAGCTATGGCACAGGCAACTGGTATTGGTACCGGTACTGTCCAGCTGGCAGCAGGAGCAGGTCTTACCGGACTTGTCACCGCAGGAGCAGTTATGAACGTAAGCGACAGTGTTGCACTTGTAGTCGCATCAGGCGCAGTCGGTGCAATGATCATGATCGCAGTAACAATGATCATCGGTACATGGGTATACGTGTATGGTGTTGGTGTACCACCAGCATCCGCAAAGGTAGACTATGACCCGATCACAAAGGACAGGCAGGACCTCTATGTATCCCAGGGTACAGAGGGACACGGACTTCCAACCGTTTCATACGTAAGTGGTGTCATCGGTGGAGCTCTCGGAGGTATTGGTGGAGCTATCATATACTACTCACTCATGAGCACAAGCACAACACTCGCTCACAGTGATCTTATCTCACTCGCAAGTATCTTCGCAGTAGGTATCTTCTTCGTGAATGCGGTAATTCCTTCATACAACATTGGAGGAACCATCGAAGGTTTCCACGACCCTAAGTTCAAGAAATGGCCAAAGGCAGTACTCGCATCCTTTGTAGCAACATTGATGTGCGCATTTGTCGGTGTAATGGCAATAGGAGGTCTCTAA
- the mtrC gene encoding tetrahydromethanopterin S-methyltransferase subunit MtrC: MSAGGAGGEATGGIPQNNLIAVGAAGGLIAAYAGHFLTQGIGPAFAFIGALGAICAIVWGAAAVRRVASYGLGTGVPSIGMMALGMGVVASLFGLAVGGIAGPIVAFIAAAIIGLVIGVLANKVLGMGIPIMEQSMTEIAGAGALTIIGLSVAMTGTFLFDAVLETVVATGYIAVIFIAGGMAILHPFNANLGPDEQQDRTLTTAVEKGAIAMIIAGIVATVATGASAIPSIVIGIVIWYVAFRKYVELVNRDAYKVIGTGLLPTEEELE; this comes from the coding sequence ATGTCAGCAGGAGGAGCTGGTGGAGAAGCCACAGGCGGAATTCCACAGAACAACTTGATCGCTGTCGGAGCAGCCGGCGGACTTATCGCTGCATACGCAGGACACTTCCTTACACAGGGAATCGGACCAGCATTCGCATTCATTGGTGCTCTTGGAGCTATCTGTGCGATCGTCTGGGGAGCAGCAGCAGTAAGACGTGTAGCAAGCTACGGTCTTGGTACCGGTGTACCATCCATTGGTATGATGGCACTTGGTATGGGAGTCGTCGCATCACTTTTCGGACTTGCCGTTGGTGGCATTGCCGGACCTATCGTCGCATTCATTGCAGCAGCTATTATCGGACTCGTCATTGGTGTACTCGCTAACAAGGTCCTTGGAATGGGCATTCCTATCATGGAACAGTCCATGACAGAGATCGCAGGTGCAGGCGCACTTACCATCATCGGACTCAGTGTCGCAATGACAGGAACATTCCTGTTCGACGCTGTACTGGAAACCGTTGTAGCAACAGGATACATCGCTGTGATCTTCATCGCAGGCGGTATGGCTATCCTTCACCCATTCAATGCAAACCTCGGTCCTGACGAACAGCAGGACAGGACACTCACAACAGCTGTTGAGAAGGGTGCTATCGCAATGATCATTGCAGGTATCGTTGCAACAGTAGCAACCGGTGCATCAGCAATTCCAAGCATTGTGATTGGAATCGTGATCTGGTATGTTGCATTCAGGAAATATGTTGAGCTCGTTAACAGGGACGCATACAAGGTAATTGGAACAGGTCTCCTGCCAACCGAGGAGGAATTAGAATGA
- a CDS encoding tetrahydromethanopterin S-methyltransferase subunit B — MSMVHIAPEAHLVLDPLTSVLAEEREDIICYSMDPIMEQVDELDKIADDLINSLAPDRKLLNSYPGRENTSLKAGFYGNTFYGVVVGLVFSGMVALALYILSLIGGL; from the coding sequence ATGAGCATGGTACACATTGCACCAGAAGCACATCTTGTACTGGACCCACTGACATCAGTCTTGGCAGAAGAGCGTGAAGATATCATCTGCTACTCAATGGACCCAATCATGGAACAGGTCGATGAGCTTGACAAGATCGCTGACGATCTTATCAATTCACTCGCACCTGACAGGAAGCTGTTGAACTCATACCCCGGAAGAGAGAACACATCACTCAAAGCAGGTTTCTACGGAAACACCTTCTACGGAGTTGTTGTCGGTCTTGTATTCTCAGGTATGGTCGCACTCGCCCTGTACATACTAAGTCTGATCGGAGGACTCTAA